A segment of the Aliidongia dinghuensis genome:
GCCCGCATGTCGTTCGCGTGGGTGGGCTCAGCTCGGCTTGATGAGGATCACTTCGGTACGGCGGTTCTGCTCGCGCCCCTCCGCCGTCGCATTGGACGCGATCGGCTGGGAGTCGGCCTTGCCTTCGGCCGAGAGCCGCCCAGGGTCCTTGACCTTCTGCGCCAGGAGCTTGAGCACGGCCTGGGCGCGCGCCCTGGACAGCTCGTAGTTGGACGGGAAGCGCAGCGACTTGATCGGCACATTGTCGGAATGACCGGTCACCTGCACCGCACCCGGCTCGTCGTTGACCGCCTCGCCGATCCGGAGCAGCGTCGCCTTGAAGCTGTCCGCGACGTCGGCACTGCCCGAGCCGAACATGCCGGTGTTGCGGATGCGCACGGTGATCGTCTGGGCATCCTCGAGCACGGTCACGAGCCCCTCGCGGATCTCGGGCTCCAGAAACTTGCGCAGCTTGGCGGCACGATCCTGCACCGGCGGCGGCGGCAAGGGTGCGGCCACGCGGGCGAGCTTGATAGGCCCGTTCGGCGGCAGCGCCGCCAGCCGCTCGAAGCTCGAGTCCGACCGGTCGGCGAGCGCGAAGCTGTAGCCGGCATAGCAGAGCGCCAGCAGCGCCGCGGTGACCGCGGCGACGACCCAGGTCGGCACCAAGGCCACGAGCCCGCGGTGCGCCGCCGGCACGCCCTTCCAGCGGGGCGACAGCTCGCGTTCGTATTCGCCGCGGTTGTTGCGGATCAGGCGGAACAGGTCTTCGCGCACCAGCGTCAGTTCCGAGGCGCCGCGCTGTGCCACGCGGTATTTGCCCTCGAAACCGAGCGCCAGGCAGAAATAGACCAGTTCCAGCATGTCGAGATTGACCGCCGGGTCCTTCTTCAGCTGGGCGAGCAGGTCGAAGAACCGGTCGCCGCCCCAGGTCTCGGTGAAGAAGGTGCCGACCATGCTCTTGGTCGACCAGACGCTGCGGCTGCCCCACGGCGTGTTCAGCACCAGGTCGTCGAGCAGGGCCGCCAGCACGTATTTCGCGGCACGGAGCGTCTGCACCGGCAATCCCAGCGGCGTCACCGTGCGCTCGAACGTGTTGATCTCGCCGATCACCCGGTCGCGGAGCGCCTCCACGTCATTGTGCTGGGCGCGGTTCTTGAGCCGGACCGCAAGGCCGAGGAGCGGTGCCGCCGCTGCAACCAGCGGATTGAGATTCTTGAGCGTGATCGCGTCCCAGAGCCGGCCCGCAGGCTCGGCCATGGCCTGGGCGAGCGGCGGCGCCGGCCGCGGCGGGGGTGCGGCACCGCCGGGCGTCGCTCCCCCGGGTGCTGCTCCACCGGGTGCTGCTCCACCGGGGGACTGGGTGAGCCGCCCGCCCGGGTTCGGCCGGATCACCGTGCGCTCGCTGTCGCCGGGCTCCGCGAAAGGATCGTCAATCGTCATGTCGGCCCCGCCTGGTCCGAGAAAAGGGAAGCGCCCTTGGCTATTTCGCGGTCGCCGACAGGGTCAGCTTGTCGGCATTGACGGCGATGTCGGTCGTGGCGTTGGGCGGCACCGGCACGTCGGCGCGCCAGATCGCATGATCAATATCCCGGTATGCCGCAGTAACGCCGATGAAGCGTGTGCCCGGCTTCACCTCGAATTTCATCGATTGGGTCGAGCCCGGCGTCAGCACGGCTTGGTCGCGACCGAGCAGGTCGGGGCCGAGCAGCGCCTGATCCTTGTCGTTCAGCTGGAAGAAATCGGCCTTCTCGAACGCGCCGGCGGCGCCCAGCTGATAGATGCGCAGCATGACCGGTGCCGGCGCGCCGTCGACGCCCGGGTTGACCGTCCCCGTCGCCGTGAGGGCTAGCGAGACGACGGTGGGCGGCGGCGGTGGCGGCGGCGACGAACAGGCCGCGAGCGTCGCCGCGGCGGCGCCGGCCCAAAGCCCCTTGGCCAGAAGTTCCGTCAGTCTCAGCTGCTTGCTCACCACTTCGCCCCCCGATGCGATCCGCGCGGGATGCCGCGCGGCTTAGTCCCGACTTAGCCGGCCGCCGCTCCCATGCCGCTGCCCCTGCCGTCCCCTGAAGCGCTCTCCGCCTCGCTGCCCGCGGC
Coding sequences within it:
- the icmH gene encoding type IVB secretion system protein IcmH/DotU, which translates into the protein MTIDDPFAEPGDSERTVIRPNPGGRLTQSPGGAAPGGAAPGGATPGGAAPPPRPAPPLAQAMAEPAGRLWDAITLKNLNPLVAAAAPLLGLAVRLKNRAQHNDVEALRDRVIGEINTFERTVTPLGLPVQTLRAAKYVLAALLDDLVLNTPWGSRSVWSTKSMVGTFFTETWGGDRFFDLLAQLKKDPAVNLDMLELVYFCLALGFEGKYRVAQRGASELTLVREDLFRLIRNNRGEYERELSPRWKGVPAAHRGLVALVPTWVVAAVTAALLALCYAGYSFALADRSDSSFERLAALPPNGPIKLARVAAPLPPPPVQDRAAKLRKFLEPEIREGLVTVLEDAQTITVRIRNTGMFGSGSADVADSFKATLLRIGEAVNDEPGAVQVTGHSDNVPIKSLRFPSNYELSRARAQAVLKLLAQKVKDPGRLSAEGKADSQPIASNATAEGREQNRRTEVILIKPS
- the tssJ gene encoding type VI secretion system lipoprotein TssJ — its product is MSKQLRLTELLAKGLWAGAAAATLAACSSPPPPPPPTVVSLALTATGTVNPGVDGAPAPVMLRIYQLGAAGAFEKADFFQLNDKDQALLGPDLLGRDQAVLTPGSTQSMKFEVKPGTRFIGVTAAYRDIDHAIWRADVPVPPNATTDIAVNADKLTLSATAK